A window from Cryptomeria japonica chromosome 1, Sugi_1.0, whole genome shotgun sequence encodes these proteins:
- the LOC131034162 gene encoding chitinase 2-like, which translates to MEFYIKICVSLILLFLPKSLCGNGKLLREYIGAEGLNVKFSDVPINENIEVHFILSFAIDYTSSARFPSPTNGKFNVFWDTQNLSPADVLEIKPKHKNVKFAVSLGGDVTGDNTAVQFNPSSVSSWISNAISSLTEIIKQYHLDGIDIDYEHFDHSDPNTFAKCIGELILQLKQKKVISMASIAPFEDEGPVQSHYKALWRKYGRFIDYVNFQFYAYDRSTSVKQFLEYFDTQASNYKGGKLLSSFSTDSGSDGLTPDKGFFDACRELKETRKLEGIFIWSADDSKNYDFKYEVEAEAILASD; encoded by the exons ATGGAGTTTTATATCAAGATCTGCGTTTCCTTGATTTTGTTATTTCTCCCTAAGTCACTGT GTGGTAATGGCAAACTATTGAGAGAATACATAGGCGCAGAAGGCCTCAACGTCAAATTCTCTGACGTGCCCATCAATGAGAATATTGAGGTCCATTTTATTCTGTCATTCGCCATCGACTACACCAGCTCTGCTCGCTTTCCCTCTCCAACAAACGGCAAATTTAACGTCTTCTGGGACACCCAAAATCTGAGCCCTGCGGACGTGTTGGAGATTAAGCCGAAGCATAAGAATGTCAAGTTTGCTGTCAGCCTAGGCGGTGACGTGACAGGAGATAACACTGCTGTACAGTTCAATCCATCTTCTGTGTCTTCATGGATTAGCAACGCCATTTCGTCTCTCACTGAGATAATCAAGCAATACCATCTCGATGGCATCGACATTGACTACGAGCATTTTGATCATTCCGATCCCAATACATTTGCTAAGTGTATTGGGGAATTAATCTTGCAGCTGAAGCAGAAAAAGGTCATCTCCATGGCGTCCATTGCTCCGTTTGAAGATGAAGGCCCCGTGCAGTCTCATTATAAGGCACTGTGGAGAAAATATGGTCGATTTATAGACTACGTAAATTTTCAGTTCTATGCCTACGATAGGAGTACCTCTGTCAAGCAGTTTCTCGAGTACTTCGACACTCAAGCCTCTAATTATAAGGGCGGGAAATTATTAAGCAGCTTCAGTACAGATAGCGGTTCAGATGGCCTCACACCAGACAAAGGATTCTTTGACGCATGCAGAGAATTGAAGGAAACAAGGAAGCTTGAGGGTATATTCATCTGGTCTGCTGACGACTCCAAAAATTATGACTTCAAATATGAAGTAGAAGCTGAAGCAATCTTGGCCTCCGACTGA